A window of Acropora muricata isolate sample 2 chromosome 3, ASM3666990v1, whole genome shotgun sequence contains these coding sequences:
- the LOC136912437 gene encoding uncharacterized protein, producing MAYEGSGAPGRVEGSIEEILSDEAVKKWAKVGVLVAVLNLLILRHFVSSSSIYVGRHAAATISEHGGSEGEISEVNTCEDSDRKLCRKILTLYGNEACTNTHDKSLQNAVQKVCQSTCGFCIKDCQDQSRDLCEEYKTYCRKEGALGNLLADICPKTCNNCQLRPSKSENNWVIIDG from the exons ATGGCATATGAAGGGTCAGGAGCTCCTGGAAGGGTGGAAGGGTCCATAGAGGAGATCTTAAGT GATGAAGCAGTCAAAAAATGGGCGAAGGTTGGCGTCCTTGTAGCCGTTCTAAATCTTTTGATTCTTCGGCATTTTGTTTCTTCGTCCAGTATTTACGTGGGAAGACACGCAGCGGCAACAATTTCCGAGCATGGTGGCTCGGAGGGTGAAATTTCGGAGG TGAACACGTGTGAAGATAGCGACAGGAAGCTTTGCAGAAAAATCTTAACTCTGTATGGTAACGAAGCTTGCACCAACACGCATGACAAGAGCTTGCAAAACGCTGTACAAAAGGTCTGTCAATCCACTTGCGGATTCTGCATCAAAG ATTGTCAGGATCAGTCTAGAGATCTTTGTGAAGAGTACAAAACTTACTGCCGTAAAGAAGGGGCGCTAGGAAATCTCCTAGCTGATATCTGCCCAAAGACCTGCAACAACTGTCAATTACGACCGAGTAAATCCGAGAATAATTGGGTGATCATTGACGGCTAA
- the LOC136910888 gene encoding uncharacterized protein: protein MANISSLFVFLATLLYCQVVSAISPNYYNRLKADAATRLRKGECKDDPSAHKRCQKIVEELGQQICFVDIPQIKTKLKRSCAETCKLCPVYNKLRAGERRKAHCKTSPYGCCWDNHTSKLDDAAKGCPVCKDHFPLCRRFKAMCTNKENQHNRALIELHCPLTCGKCSADHRRGPRGRKIKMSDWNLL, encoded by the exons ATGGCAAATATCTCGTCCCTTTTCGTTTTTTTAGCTACTTTATTATACTGCCAAGTGGTTTCTGCTATTTCCCCAAATTACTACAACAGATTAAAGGCTGACGCGGCTACGAGGCTTCGAAAAGGAG AGTGCAAAGACGACCCGTCCGCACACAAAAGATGCCAAAAAATCGTCGAGGAACTGGGACAACAGATTTGTTTCGTCGATATCCCgcaaataaagacaaaactgaagAGAAGCTGTGCAGAGACGTGCAAACTCTGCCCTGTTTACAATAAACTAAGAG CTGGAGAGCGTAGAAAGGCTCATTGCAAAACAAGCCCATATGGATGTTGCTGGGATAACCATACAAGTAAATTGGACGATGCGGCTAAAGGCTGCCCAG TATGCAAGGATCATTTTCCTTTGTGTCGTCGTTTCAAGGCGATGTGCACGAACAAAGAAAACCAACATAACCGCGCTTTGATTGAGCTCCATTGTCCCCTGACCTGTGGCAAATGCAGTGCTGACCATAGAAGGGGACCAAGAGGGCGAAAGATCAAAATGAGTGACTGGAATTTACTGTGA